In Arthrobacter sp. B3I4, the following proteins share a genomic window:
- a CDS encoding NAD(P)-dependent oxidoreductase → MSKVGWIGLGAMGGPMAVVLAAAGHEVAAFDVAEGRAESLAVPGLTPAATAKEAVAEADVVALMVATPAQADAVLFGSDQLAAALRPGTVVLLMATVGPAAVVSLAQRLAAFDVELVDAPVSGGTKRAATGDLLMMVSGSERALAVVRPLLDAMASSAPVVGTEVGDGQKVKLVNQLLCGVHIAAAGEALAFAEALGLDPKQTWEVLRSGAAASFMFDDRGSRMVDPDNTEVRSALDIFVKDMGLVVDAARESTYPAPLASAAEQLYLSGRRAGLGRQDDSTVIEVLRGRQ, encoded by the coding sequence ATGAGCAAGGTCGGATGGATCGGACTGGGGGCGATGGGCGGACCGATGGCGGTCGTCCTCGCCGCGGCCGGACACGAGGTCGCGGCCTTCGACGTGGCGGAAGGACGGGCGGAGTCCCTGGCCGTCCCGGGCCTTACCCCCGCTGCCACGGCCAAGGAAGCGGTCGCGGAGGCCGACGTCGTCGCCCTGATGGTTGCCACGCCGGCCCAGGCCGACGCGGTGCTGTTCGGCTCCGACCAGCTCGCCGCCGCGCTGCGCCCGGGGACCGTTGTCCTGCTGATGGCCACCGTCGGCCCGGCCGCCGTGGTGTCGCTCGCACAGCGGCTGGCAGCGTTCGACGTCGAACTCGTCGACGCGCCGGTCTCCGGCGGTACCAAGCGGGCCGCCACTGGCGACCTGCTGATGATGGTCAGCGGCTCCGAGCGTGCCCTGGCCGTGGTGCGGCCGCTGCTGGATGCGATGGCGAGCTCCGCCCCGGTCGTGGGAACGGAGGTCGGCGACGGACAGAAGGTCAAGCTCGTCAACCAACTGCTCTGCGGTGTGCACATCGCCGCGGCGGGGGAGGCCCTGGCCTTCGCCGAGGCGCTCGGCCTGGATCCCAAACAGACCTGGGAGGTGCTGCGCTCCGGCGCCGCGGCGTCGTTCATGTTCGACGACCGGGGCTCCCGCATGGTGGACCCGGACAACACCGAGGTCCGCAGCGCCCTGGACATCTTCGTCAAGGACATGGGCCTGGTAGTGGACGCGGCACGGGAGAGCACCTACCCGGCGCCGCTCGCCTCCGCGGCGGAACAGCTCTACCTCAGCGGGCGGCGCGCAGGCCTTGGCCGGCAGGACGACTCCACCGTGATCGAGGTCCTGCGCGGGCGCCAGTAG
- a CDS encoding four-carbon acid sugar kinase family protein, with protein sequence MTHETRPAAHPGVPAAPEPVRLPDARQRIRDHRLATGRRTAVLDDDPTGSQSVYGVSVVTVLDAAEYAAALAEPASTSFILTNTRSLDEADAVVLNQAAGRALFELEQRLDAPLDLVSRSDSTLRGHVMAEIRTLDAVRREVTGRGFDGVLFVPSYFEAGRFTAGDVHWAMVGGEAVPAGDTEFAKDATFGYRSSDLKDFVAEKSGGTVTREQVLSIGLDDIRTGGEDRVADILRSAHDLQLVVVNATEFADLEIVVLGLQQVQREGKLFLHRTGPSFVRALAGLDPKPTLQAKDIWPAGRPAGHGLAVVGSHVGQTARQVAAAQARGGVTEIELSVPALVNPATRGAHITDTAAKVVDALAGADVLLYTSRSLLKGSDAAASLEIARSVSGALIEVVQAALAAKPAWVIAKGGITSHDVAVRGLGIRRATVLGQLFPGMVSVLRPDEAAPGVQGMPYVVFAGNVGNENALADTIELFRGAPASAAPREEVTP encoded by the coding sequence ATGACCCACGAAACCCGCCCCGCCGCACATCCCGGTGTGCCCGCCGCGCCGGAGCCGGTCCGGCTCCCTGACGCCCGTCAGCGAATCCGCGACCACCGGCTGGCGACCGGCCGCCGGACCGCCGTGCTCGACGACGATCCGACCGGCTCGCAGTCCGTGTACGGTGTCTCGGTGGTCACGGTGCTCGACGCCGCCGAATACGCTGCAGCCCTCGCTGAGCCGGCGTCCACCTCCTTCATTCTCACCAACACCCGCAGCCTCGATGAGGCCGACGCCGTTGTCCTCAACCAGGCAGCAGGCCGCGCGCTGTTCGAACTCGAGCAGAGGCTCGACGCGCCCCTGGACCTGGTCAGCCGCAGCGACTCGACGCTCCGCGGCCATGTGATGGCCGAAATCCGCACGCTCGACGCCGTCCGGCGCGAGGTCACCGGCCGCGGCTTCGACGGCGTACTGTTCGTCCCGTCCTACTTCGAAGCCGGACGCTTCACTGCCGGGGACGTGCACTGGGCAATGGTGGGGGGCGAAGCCGTACCGGCCGGCGACACCGAGTTCGCCAAGGATGCCACTTTCGGCTACCGGTCCTCGGACCTCAAGGACTTCGTCGCGGAGAAAAGCGGCGGCACCGTCACCCGGGAGCAGGTGCTCAGCATCGGCCTCGACGACATCCGTACCGGCGGCGAGGACCGGGTCGCGGACATCCTGCGCTCGGCCCATGACCTGCAGCTCGTCGTCGTCAACGCCACCGAGTTCGCGGACCTGGAAATCGTGGTGCTCGGCCTGCAGCAGGTCCAGCGTGAAGGCAAGCTGTTCCTGCACCGCACCGGGCCGTCCTTTGTCCGTGCGCTCGCCGGGCTCGATCCCAAACCGACCCTGCAGGCGAAGGACATCTGGCCCGCCGGCCGCCCCGCTGGGCACGGCCTCGCCGTCGTCGGTTCCCATGTCGGCCAGACGGCCCGCCAGGTCGCCGCGGCCCAGGCTCGCGGCGGCGTCACCGAGATCGAACTGTCCGTTCCCGCCCTGGTCAACCCGGCCACCCGCGGCGCCCACATTACCGACACGGCGGCCAAGGTGGTCGACGCCCTCGCCGGCGCCGACGTCCTGCTCTACACCTCCCGGTCGCTGCTCAAGGGGTCCGACGCCGCCGCCAGCCTGGAGATCGCCCGCAGTGTTTCCGGCGCGCTGATCGAAGTGGTGCAGGCCGCCCTGGCGGCCAAACCCGCCTGGGTCATCGCCAAGGGCGGCATCACCTCCCACGACGTGGCCGTCCGCGGGCTCGGCATCCGCCGGGCCACCGTGCTGGGTCAACTGTTCCCCGGCATGGTCTCGGTCCTCCGGCCGGATGAAGCCGCCCCCGGCGTGCAGGGCATGCCGTACGTCGTCTTCGCCGGCAACGTCGGGAACGAAAACGCGCTCGCCGACACCATCGAACTGTTCCGCGGCGCCCCGGCGTCCGCAGCCCCACGAGAGGAAGTAACCCCATGA
- a CDS encoding SDR family NAD(P)-dependent oxidoreductase: MTENNTFPAERTVVLTGAASARGIGRATADRMARDGWSIAILDINAEDARAAAAEIGSNRAVKAIGVGADVSDEASVDRAISEVEASMPPIVGLANLAGISSPTPFMETTVAEWDKVFAINMRGTFIVSQRVLKGMIERRLGRIVSVSSISAQRGGGTFSKVAYSASKAGILGFTRALAREVGEFGITVNAVAPGPIDTDIMGGTLSEERKAAMSEGIMMGRVGSREEVAALMAFLLGEDAGYITAATYDINGGLQVS, encoded by the coding sequence ATGACAGAGAACAACACTTTCCCCGCCGAACGGACCGTCGTCCTGACCGGCGCCGCCTCGGCCCGCGGCATCGGCCGGGCCACAGCGGACCGGATGGCCCGGGACGGCTGGTCGATCGCGATCCTGGACATCAACGCCGAGGACGCCCGGGCCGCCGCAGCTGAGATCGGATCGAACCGCGCGGTCAAGGCGATCGGCGTCGGGGCCGACGTATCGGACGAAGCGTCGGTGGACCGGGCCATCAGTGAAGTCGAAGCGTCGATGCCGCCGATCGTGGGCCTGGCCAACCTGGCCGGGATCAGCTCCCCGACGCCGTTCATGGAAACCACCGTCGCCGAATGGGACAAGGTCTTCGCCATCAACATGCGCGGCACCTTCATCGTTTCCCAGCGCGTCCTCAAGGGCATGATCGAACGCCGGCTGGGCCGGATCGTCAGCGTGTCCTCGATCTCGGCGCAGCGCGGCGGCGGCACCTTCTCCAAGGTCGCGTACAGCGCCTCGAAGGCCGGAATTCTCGGCTTCACCCGCGCGCTGGCACGCGAAGTCGGGGAGTTCGGCATCACGGTGAACGCCGTGGCGCCGGGCCCGATCGACACCGACATCATGGGCGGCACCCTGAGCGAAGAGCGCAAGGCTGCCATGTCCGAGGGCATCATGATGGGCCGGGTCGGCAGCCGCGAAGAAGTCGCTGCGCTGATGGCCTTCCTCCTGGGCGAGGACGCCGGCTACATCACGGCGGCCACCTATGACATCAACGGCGGCCTGCAGGTTTCCTGA
- a CDS encoding 3-hydroxyacyl-CoA dehydrogenase family protein, with protein sequence MTTRNIAVVGSGYMGGGIAQVLALAGARVALADVSAEIAQSNYERLLKESDEFVAAGLFPAGATETLKENLWAAKDIEEAVADAEYIEEAVPEVIEIKHGTLARISAAARPDAIIGSNTSTISIAKLAEVVVNPERFLGVHFSNPAPFIPGVEVIPHEGTSAATVEAARAIVGETGKETATVKDVTGFVLNRLQYALFHEAAQVVEEGIATAEDVDTMVRTTFGFRLPFFGPFAIADMAGLDVYAFCYKSLQTGFPERFATPRILQEKVDAGQLGTKTGSGFLNVPAERTAELVAYRNKAYVAMQKLIEELGPAPLG encoded by the coding sequence ATGACCACTCGTAACATTGCCGTCGTCGGCTCCGGCTACATGGGCGGCGGGATCGCCCAGGTCCTGGCTCTCGCCGGAGCCCGGGTCGCGCTCGCCGACGTTTCGGCCGAGATCGCCCAGAGCAACTACGAGCGCCTGCTCAAGGAATCGGACGAATTCGTCGCGGCGGGCCTGTTCCCGGCCGGCGCCACCGAAACGCTCAAGGAAAACCTGTGGGCCGCGAAGGACATCGAAGAGGCTGTCGCCGACGCCGAATACATCGAAGAAGCCGTGCCTGAGGTCATCGAGATCAAGCACGGCACCCTGGCGCGGATCAGCGCTGCCGCCCGCCCGGACGCCATCATCGGCTCGAACACCTCCACCATCTCCATCGCCAAGCTGGCCGAGGTGGTGGTGAACCCCGAGCGCTTCCTGGGCGTGCACTTCTCCAACCCCGCACCGTTCATTCCCGGCGTGGAAGTCATCCCGCACGAGGGCACCTCAGCCGCTACCGTCGAAGCCGCCCGTGCCATCGTGGGGGAGACCGGCAAGGAAACGGCCACCGTCAAAGACGTCACCGGCTTTGTGCTCAACCGGTTGCAGTACGCCCTCTTCCACGAGGCCGCCCAGGTCGTCGAGGAAGGCATCGCGACCGCGGAAGACGTGGACACCATGGTGCGCACCACCTTCGGCTTCCGGCTGCCGTTCTTCGGCCCGTTCGCCATCGCGGACATGGCCGGGCTCGACGTCTACGCCTTCTGCTACAAGTCACTGCAAACCGGATTCCCGGAGCGGTTCGCCACCCCGCGGATCCTGCAGGAAAAGGTCGACGCCGGCCAGCTCGGCACCAAGACCGGCTCCGGCTTCCTGAACGTCCCCGCTGAGCGGACCGCCGAGCTCGTGGCCTACCGGAACAAGGCTTACGTTGCGATGCAGAAGCTGATCGAAGAGCTCGGCCCGGCCCCCCTTGGCTGA
- a CDS encoding dihydroxyacetone kinase family protein, producing the protein MTKIFDDPARFADDALDGFAAVHRQYVARVDGGVVRSTESPDGHVALVIGGGSGHYPAFAGLVGAGLAAGSACGNMFASPSAGQVYRVAKAAQTGGGVLLSYGNYAGDVLHFGQAQDKLNAEGIDTRTVLVTDDIASAPLEEIEKRRGIAGDLTVFKVAGAAAEAGLDLDEVERLAIKANHHTRSLGVAFAGCTLPGAAEPLFTVPEGMMSVGLGIHGEPGISEQPLPTASELAALLVDGLLKDKPETAGRRVVPILNGLGTVKYDELFLLFGKVEALLTAAGLETVEPECGELVTSLDMSGLSLTLFWLDEELEKFWSAPADTPAFRKGNLAPRRARTVSEQTEAGTTPAMAVTAASTALAATAVGALKVAQAVVVEHEEALGKLDAIAGDGDHGIGMRRGVDAAVAAAEQSHAAGAGLEEVLAAAGEQWAERAGGTSGALWGAAVTAVGRALGSKDSYTAADAGAAVDALRDAIITLGKAEAGDKTMVDALLPFAEVFNRSIDGGEGLARSLRTAADAAAKAADATAALSPKKGRARPLAEKSIGHPDPGAVSFGLIADRMADYAASIENS; encoded by the coding sequence ATGACCAAGATATTTGATGATCCCGCACGCTTCGCGGATGACGCCCTCGACGGCTTCGCCGCCGTCCACCGCCAGTACGTGGCGCGGGTGGACGGCGGGGTGGTCCGCTCCACCGAATCCCCGGACGGCCACGTCGCGCTGGTGATCGGTGGCGGGTCGGGGCATTATCCGGCGTTCGCCGGGCTGGTGGGCGCCGGACTCGCCGCGGGCAGCGCCTGCGGCAACATGTTCGCCTCGCCTTCCGCAGGCCAGGTCTACCGCGTCGCCAAGGCAGCGCAGACAGGCGGCGGAGTGCTGCTCAGCTACGGCAATTACGCCGGGGACGTGCTGCATTTCGGCCAGGCGCAGGACAAGCTCAACGCCGAGGGCATCGACACACGAACCGTGCTGGTCACGGACGACATCGCCAGTGCCCCGCTGGAGGAAATCGAGAAGCGCCGCGGCATTGCCGGGGACCTCACCGTCTTCAAAGTCGCCGGGGCCGCCGCGGAAGCGGGACTGGACCTGGACGAGGTGGAACGGCTGGCGATCAAAGCCAACCACCACACCCGTTCCCTGGGCGTCGCCTTCGCCGGCTGCACGCTTCCGGGCGCCGCGGAACCGCTGTTCACCGTGCCCGAGGGCATGATGTCCGTCGGCCTCGGCATCCACGGCGAACCGGGAATCTCGGAACAGCCGCTTCCCACCGCCAGCGAACTGGCCGCGCTGCTGGTGGACGGCTTGCTCAAGGACAAGCCGGAGACCGCGGGCCGCCGCGTCGTGCCGATCCTCAATGGCCTGGGCACGGTTAAATACGACGAGCTCTTCCTGCTGTTCGGAAAGGTCGAAGCACTGCTGACCGCCGCCGGACTGGAGACCGTTGAACCGGAATGCGGTGAGCTCGTCACCAGCTTGGACATGTCCGGGCTGTCCCTGACGCTGTTCTGGCTGGACGAGGAACTGGAGAAGTTCTGGTCCGCGCCCGCCGACACCCCCGCGTTCCGCAAGGGAAACCTGGCCCCGCGCCGCGCCCGGACCGTGTCCGAGCAGACCGAGGCCGGAACGACGCCGGCGATGGCCGTCACCGCGGCGTCCACCGCGCTCGCCGCCACGGCCGTGGGTGCGCTGAAGGTGGCGCAGGCCGTCGTCGTCGAACACGAGGAGGCCCTCGGCAAGCTCGACGCCATTGCCGGCGACGGCGACCACGGCATCGGCATGCGCCGCGGCGTGGACGCAGCCGTCGCCGCGGCGGAACAGTCCCACGCCGCCGGTGCCGGGCTGGAAGAAGTCCTCGCCGCCGCCGGCGAGCAGTGGGCCGAACGTGCCGGCGGCACTTCCGGGGCGCTCTGGGGCGCGGCCGTCACCGCCGTCGGCCGGGCCCTTGGCAGCAAGGACTCGTACACCGCCGCCGACGCCGGTGCCGCGGTCGACGCGCTCCGCGACGCCATCATCACGCTCGGCAAAGCCGAAGCGGGAGACAAGACGATGGTGGACGCGCTGCTTCCCTTCGCCGAAGTCTTCAACCGGTCCATCGACGGCGGCGAGGGCCTGGCCCGCAGCCTGCGGACCGCTGCCGACGCCGCCGCCAAAGCCGCGGACGCCACGGCGGCGCTGAGCCCCAAGAAGGGCCGGGCCCGCCCGCTGGCCGAAAAGAGCATCGGCCACCCGGACCCGGGCGCCGTATCTTTCGGCCTGATCGCCGACCGGATGGCCGACTACGCGGCCTCCATCGAAAACAGCTGA
- a CDS encoding MFS transporter, which produces MSATTATSKELLARPVLKSAISKAARRLMPMLVILYVVSFLDRTNVGFAEAALGADKGVSAAAFALGAGIFFIGYAIFEIPSNLLLKKVGAKIWLARIAITWGIVSACFAFVQGETSFVILRFLLGVTEAGLFPGVIMYLAEWFPNKVRVQMFAIFYLAQPFSQMIGNPLSGWLINIGDQVPGLRGWQVMFFVEGLLAVLAGIAAFFFLINGPEKAKFLSGEEKFALKEVMALEDTIKDETGPRGILAAMRNGRVWYFTAIYFCLQIAVYGVTFFLPQQVSSLTGQKVGLAVGLLIAVPWFFGIFACYFIGRAADTVAKRRKFGTALFISTGLCIFGSAWAGTNHQPVIGMIFITLAVCSFLAVGPVVWSYPTAFLAGSAAAAGIGLINSLGNLGGFVAPILRTAVNEATQSPTGSMGVYALGVMPFVAAAMMFATKRFKNKADELLD; this is translated from the coding sequence GTGTCCGCAACCACCGCAACATCCAAGGAGCTTTTGGCCCGCCCGGTCCTGAAGTCCGCGATCTCCAAGGCGGCCCGCCGGCTGATGCCGATGCTGGTCATTCTGTACGTCGTTTCGTTCCTGGACCGGACCAACGTCGGTTTCGCCGAAGCCGCCCTGGGCGCGGACAAGGGCGTCTCCGCCGCGGCCTTCGCCCTCGGCGCGGGCATCTTCTTCATCGGCTACGCGATCTTCGAGATCCCCAGCAACCTGCTGCTCAAGAAGGTCGGCGCCAAGATCTGGCTGGCCCGCATCGCGATCACCTGGGGCATCGTCTCGGCGTGCTTCGCCTTCGTGCAGGGCGAAACCTCCTTCGTCATCCTGCGGTTCCTCCTCGGCGTCACTGAGGCCGGGCTCTTCCCCGGCGTCATCATGTACCTCGCCGAGTGGTTCCCCAACAAGGTGCGCGTGCAGATGTTCGCCATCTTCTACCTGGCGCAGCCGTTCTCCCAGATGATCGGCAACCCGCTCTCCGGCTGGCTGATCAACATCGGCGACCAGGTTCCCGGCCTCCGCGGCTGGCAGGTGATGTTCTTCGTGGAGGGCCTGCTCGCCGTCCTGGCCGGCATTGCGGCCTTCTTCTTCCTGATCAACGGCCCGGAAAAGGCCAAGTTCCTCAGCGGCGAAGAAAAGTTCGCGCTCAAGGAAGTCATGGCTCTGGAGGACACCATCAAGGACGAGACGGGCCCCCGCGGCATCCTCGCCGCGATGCGCAACGGCCGGGTCTGGTACTTCACCGCCATCTACTTCTGCCTGCAGATCGCCGTCTACGGTGTGACGTTCTTCCTGCCGCAGCAGGTTTCCTCCCTGACCGGGCAGAAGGTCGGCCTCGCCGTCGGTCTGCTGATCGCCGTCCCGTGGTTCTTCGGCATCTTCGCCTGCTACTTCATCGGCCGCGCAGCAGACACGGTGGCCAAGCGCCGGAAGTTCGGCACCGCCCTGTTCATCTCCACCGGCCTGTGCATCTTCGGCTCGGCCTGGGCCGGCACCAACCACCAGCCCGTGATCGGCATGATCTTCATTACGCTGGCTGTCTGCAGCTTCCTGGCCGTGGGTCCAGTGGTGTGGTCCTACCCGACGGCGTTCCTCGCCGGCTCCGCGGCTGCCGCCGGCATCGGCCTGATCAACTCGCTGGGCAACCTCGGCGGCTTCGTCGCCCCGATCCTGCGGACCGCGGTCAACGAGGCCACTCAGTCGCCGACCGGCTCCATGGGCGTCTACGCCCTCGGTGTTATGCCCTTTGTGGCGGCGGCGATGATGTTCGCTACCAAGCGGTTCAAGAACAAGGCGGATGAGCTGCTGGACTAA
- a CDS encoding GntR family transcriptional regulator → MAIKDQAPRGVSRQVLADHVYEALLIALMDGRLQAGTPVSIDGMARELDVSPTPVREALARLEATGMVRRAALRGYRVAPLFTRDELADLMDARLVIEPANALMACRRADKELTAQLAQAIADLKAAPRGPSFAEFRSYWEADERFHRLIAEYADNQFLLSAYNALGGQVQRFRFFGGLGVTDADFAIAEHTEILRAFEAGDAELARQKMIAHIEGVKQRAQHDSEIRS, encoded by the coding sequence ATGGCTATCAAGGATCAGGCCCCCCGGGGGGTCAGCAGGCAGGTCCTCGCCGACCACGTGTACGAGGCTTTGCTCATCGCGCTGATGGACGGCCGGCTGCAGGCCGGGACACCGGTCAGCATCGACGGCATGGCCCGGGAACTGGACGTCTCGCCGACGCCGGTCCGGGAGGCGCTCGCCCGGCTGGAGGCGACCGGCATGGTGCGCCGCGCCGCCCTGCGCGGTTACCGCGTGGCGCCGCTTTTCACCCGGGACGAGCTCGCCGACCTGATGGACGCGCGCCTGGTGATCGAACCCGCCAACGCCCTGATGGCCTGCCGGCGCGCCGACAAGGAATTGACCGCCCAGCTGGCCCAGGCCATCGCCGACCTGAAGGCCGCGCCCCGGGGACCCTCCTTCGCGGAGTTCCGCTCCTACTGGGAGGCAGACGAACGCTTCCACCGGCTTATCGCCGAGTACGCGGACAACCAGTTCCTGCTCTCCGCGTACAACGCGCTGGGCGGTCAGGTGCAGCGCTTCCGCTTCTTCGGTGGACTCGGCGTCACCGACGCTGATTTCGCGATCGCGGAACATACCGAAATTTTGCGCGCGTTCGAGGCCGGTGACGCGGAATTGGCGCGGCAGAAGATGATCGCCCACATCGAGGGCGTCAAGCAGCGCGCCCAGCACGACAGCGAAATTCGCAGCTAG
- a CDS encoding sugar phosphate isomerase/epimerase: MSYTAENWPITAALLQFPGTMADGTSVQDAPIAEWQRVFQEVADAGFANADLTDSWVRPGDLSPARLDELTAAANGAGIGLPAISAIRRSVIDAANWEDNLAYTHRTIDAAAQLGCEVVSIGLHQALTPEQREQLWFWTVEGHKDPVGDKETWNKAVTRIREVGRHAAELGLLVSLEMYEDTYLGTADSSVQLVQDIDLPNVGINPDIGNLIRLHRPIEDWREVVQKALPYSNYWHVKNYIRDENRAKNQYVAMPAPMESGLISYREAFQVAISAGFQGIICTEHYGGDGLSVTASNQDYLRRQILPRRDGYALGTSKVAQGRQQPAAVAAR; encoded by the coding sequence ATGTCGTACACCGCCGAAAACTGGCCCATCACCGCGGCCCTGCTGCAGTTCCCGGGCACCATGGCCGATGGCACGTCCGTTCAGGACGCCCCCATCGCCGAATGGCAGCGGGTCTTCCAGGAAGTGGCCGACGCAGGCTTCGCCAACGCCGACCTCACCGACAGCTGGGTGCGGCCCGGAGACCTCAGCCCGGCACGGCTCGACGAGCTGACCGCCGCCGCCAACGGCGCCGGGATCGGCCTGCCGGCCATCTCAGCCATCCGCCGCAGCGTCATCGACGCCGCCAACTGGGAAGACAACCTGGCCTACACCCACCGCACCATCGACGCTGCCGCGCAGCTCGGCTGCGAAGTCGTCTCGATCGGCCTGCACCAGGCCCTCACCCCGGAACAGCGCGAACAGCTCTGGTTCTGGACCGTCGAAGGACACAAGGACCCGGTGGGGGACAAGGAAACCTGGAACAAGGCCGTCACCCGGATCCGGGAAGTGGGCCGGCATGCCGCGGAACTCGGACTCCTGGTTTCCCTCGAAATGTACGAGGACACCTACCTCGGCACCGCCGACTCCTCCGTACAGCTGGTCCAGGACATCGACCTGCCCAACGTCGGGATCAACCCGGACATCGGCAACCTCATCCGCCTGCACCGGCCCATCGAGGACTGGCGTGAAGTCGTGCAGAAGGCGCTGCCCTACTCCAACTACTGGCACGTCAAGAACTACATCCGGGACGAAAACCGCGCCAAGAACCAGTACGTCGCCATGCCCGCGCCGATGGAATCCGGTCTGATCAGCTACCGCGAGGCCTTCCAGGTCGCAATCTCGGCCGGCTTCCAGGGCATCATCTGCACCGAGCACTACGGCGGCGACGGCCTCAGCGTCACCGCCTCAAACCAGGACTACCTGCGCCGCCAGATCCTGCCCAGGCGGGACGGCTACGCCCTCGGCACGTCCAAGGTGGCCCAGGGCCGGCAGCAGCCCGCCGCCGTCGCGGCACGCTAG
- a CDS encoding SDR family NAD(P)-dependent oxidoreductase: MSAFPAERTVIVTGAVSERGIGRATADFLAERGWNVGVIDLDDAASKAVAKELAGKHGVKAHGVGANIGDEASVRAAIDEIEAELPQLIALANVAGVSSPVPYLELDAAEWDRVLNINLNGVHYATRRAAESMAKNRLGRIVNISSVSAQRGGGTFSKTPYSVAKAGVIGLTRATARELGEYDITVNAISPGPIDTDIMGGTLSEERKDELVKDLVVNRVGSTRDIAAAIHFLIGEDAGYISGQTLNVDGGLYMH; encoded by the coding sequence ATGAGCGCATTCCCCGCTGAGCGCACCGTGATCGTCACCGGCGCCGTCTCCGAACGCGGCATTGGCCGGGCGACCGCCGACTTCCTCGCCGAACGCGGCTGGAACGTCGGCGTCATCGACCTCGACGACGCCGCCAGCAAAGCCGTCGCCAAGGAACTGGCCGGCAAGCACGGGGTGAAGGCCCACGGCGTCGGTGCCAACATCGGCGACGAGGCCTCGGTCCGTGCCGCAATCGACGAAATCGAGGCCGAACTGCCCCAGCTGATCGCGCTGGCGAACGTTGCCGGTGTCAGCTCCCCGGTACCTTACCTTGAGCTCGACGCCGCCGAATGGGACCGGGTGCTCAACATCAACCTGAACGGCGTCCACTACGCGACCCGCCGGGCCGCCGAATCCATGGCCAAGAACCGGCTGGGACGGATCGTCAACATCTCTTCCGTCTCCGCCCAGCGCGGCGGCGGCACCTTCAGCAAAACTCCGTACTCCGTGGCGAAGGCCGGCGTCATCGGCCTGACCCGCGCCACCGCCCGCGAACTGGGCGAGTACGACATCACCGTCAATGCCATCTCACCCGGTCCGATCGACACCGACATCATGGGCGGCACCCTCAGCGAGGAACGCAAAGATGAACTGGTCAAGGACCTGGTGGTGAACAGGGTCGGCAGCACCCGCGACATCGCGGCCGCCATCCACTTCCTGATCGGCGAAGACGCAGGCTACATTTCCGGGCAGACGCTCAACGTCGACGGCGGCCTGTACATGCACTAA
- a CDS encoding ribose-5-phosphate isomerase, translating into MPEKNSPEKNSPENNTAQPGWRIVVGNDEAGVEYKNALRELLEADPRVASVEDVGVGADDSTAYPHLAVAAARKVANGEADRALLICGTGLGVAISANKVPGIRAVTAHDSYSVERSVLSNNAQVLTMGQRVIGLELAKKLVREWLGHRFDETSASAAKVDAIHSYEGASEGQTIK; encoded by the coding sequence TTGCCTGAAAAAAACAGCCCAGAAAAAAACAGCCCTGAAAACAACACCGCCCAGCCCGGCTGGCGGATCGTCGTCGGAAACGACGAAGCCGGCGTCGAATACAAGAACGCCCTGCGCGAGCTGCTCGAGGCGGACCCCCGGGTCGCGTCCGTGGAGGACGTCGGCGTCGGCGCTGACGACAGCACCGCCTACCCGCACCTGGCCGTCGCGGCGGCCCGCAAGGTCGCCAACGGTGAAGCGGACCGCGCTCTGCTGATCTGCGGCACCGGACTGGGCGTGGCCATCTCGGCCAACAAGGTCCCCGGCATCCGCGCCGTCACCGCGCACGACAGCTACTCCGTGGAGCGGTCCGTGCTTTCCAACAACGCCCAGGTGCTGACCATGGGCCAGCGGGTAATCGGGCTGGAACTGGCCAAGAAACTCGTCCGCGAATGGCTCGGCCACCGCTTCGACGAGACCTCCGCCTCCGCGGCCAAAGTAGACGCAATCCACTCCTATGAGGGTGCTTCGGAAGGACAGACAATCAAATGA